One segment of Eschrichtius robustus isolate mEscRob2 chromosome 3, mEscRob2.pri, whole genome shotgun sequence DNA contains the following:
- the MLLT11 gene encoding protein AF1q has translation MRDPVSSQYSSFLFWRMPIPELDLSELEGLGLSDTSTYKIKDSSVGKTTGQATGAEQEKNPEGDALLEYSTFNFWRAPIASIHSFELDLL, from the coding sequence ATGAGGGACCCTGTGAGTAGCCAgtacagctcctttcttttctggaGGATGCCCATTCCAGAACTGGATCTGTCGGAGCTGGAAGGCCTGGGTCTGTCAGATACGTCCACCTACAAGATCAAGGACAGCAGCGTTGGCAAAACGACGGGGCAAGCAACCGGAGCAGAGCAGGAGAAGAACCCTGAAGGCGATGCCCTCCTTGAGTACAGCACCTTCAACTTTTGGAGAGCTCCCATTGCCAGCATCCACTCCTTTGAATTGGACTTGCTCTAA